A single genomic interval of Stieleria maiorica harbors:
- a CDS encoding type I restriction-modification system subunit M: MSQQNLSSFIWSVADLLRGDYKQSEYGKVILPFTVLRRLDCVLEPTKADVLKEKEKREAAGLNPEPFLLKKSKCLFYNTSPLDIKKLMGDQDNIAENMFSYVQAFSPAVRDIFECFDFHTQVERLAKANLLYLVSEKFANIELHPEVVTNEQMGHVFEELIRKFAELSNETAGEHFTPREVIRLMVNLLFIEDDDALTKPGIVRSLYDPTAGTGGMLSVAEDHLSGQNPDARLVMYGQELNAESYAICKADMLIKGQDISNIIHGNTLSDDGLPDQQFDYMLSNPPFGVEWKKIQKEIKREHEQDGFNGRFGPGLPRVSDGSLLFLMHLISKMRPTKDGGSRFGIVLNGSPLFTGNAGSGESEIRRYVLENDLLEAIIGLPTDMFYNTGISTYVWIVSNRKPKHRKGKVQLIDASAMWQKMRKSLGSKRKELSDEHIAETTRLFGDAREVYVDAESREPLSEKQRVSGKTPSGQPPVPISRVFKTTDFGYQTITVERPLLDEDGQPVLETRGKKKGQPKPDSKLRDTEEVPLGEDIHEYFDREVTPHVPDAWIDEDKTKVGYEIPFNRHFYVFKPPRELAEIDAELKGVTDRIVEMIGELSQ, from the coding sequence ATGAGTCAGCAGAATCTTTCTTCCTTTATTTGGTCCGTGGCGGACCTTCTTCGCGGGGATTACAAGCAGTCGGAGTACGGCAAGGTCATCCTGCCGTTCACCGTGCTGCGGCGTCTGGACTGCGTGCTGGAGCCGACCAAGGCCGATGTGCTCAAGGAGAAGGAGAAGCGGGAGGCCGCGGGACTGAACCCGGAGCCATTTCTGCTGAAGAAATCGAAGTGTTTGTTCTACAACACTTCGCCGTTGGACATCAAAAAACTGATGGGCGACCAGGACAACATTGCTGAGAACATGTTTTCGTATGTCCAGGCGTTCTCGCCGGCGGTCCGCGACATTTTTGAGTGCTTCGATTTCCACACCCAAGTGGAGCGACTCGCCAAGGCGAACCTGCTGTACCTTGTGTCGGAGAAGTTCGCCAACATCGAATTGCACCCCGAGGTCGTGACGAACGAGCAGATGGGGCATGTGTTCGAGGAATTGATCCGCAAGTTCGCGGAGCTTTCCAATGAGACCGCCGGAGAGCACTTCACCCCGCGCGAAGTCATTCGGCTGATGGTCAACTTGCTGTTCATCGAAGACGACGATGCGTTGACCAAGCCGGGGATCGTCCGGTCGTTGTACGATCCTACGGCGGGGACCGGAGGGATGTTGTCGGTGGCCGAGGATCATCTGAGCGGTCAGAACCCTGATGCCCGGTTGGTGATGTACGGGCAGGAGTTGAACGCGGAGTCCTATGCAATCTGCAAGGCGGACATGCTGATCAAGGGCCAAGACATCAGCAACATCATCCACGGCAACACGCTGTCGGACGATGGATTGCCCGATCAGCAGTTTGACTACATGCTCTCCAATCCTCCCTTTGGGGTTGAATGGAAGAAGATTCAGAAGGAGATCAAACGGGAACACGAGCAGGATGGGTTCAATGGTCGTTTCGGCCCGGGCCTGCCGCGAGTGAGCGACGGATCGCTGCTATTCCTGATGCACCTGATCTCCAAGATGCGCCCCACGAAGGACGGCGGCAGTCGCTTCGGGATCGTCCTGAATGGCTCGCCGCTGTTCACGGGGAACGCGGGCAGCGGTGAGAGCGAGATTCGTCGTTATGTTTTGGAAAACGACTTGCTGGAGGCGATCATCGGTCTGCCGACGGACATGTTCTACAACACCGGCATCAGCACCTACGTCTGGATTGTTAGCAACCGCAAGCCAAAGCATCGCAAGGGCAAGGTTCAACTGATCGACGCCAGTGCGATGTGGCAGAAGATGCGGAAGAGTTTAGGCAGCAAACGCAAGGAGCTCAGCGACGAACACATCGCGGAGACCACACGTTTGTTCGGTGACGCTCGGGAGGTCTACGTCGATGCGGAAAGCCGCGAGCCGCTCAGCGAGAAGCAACGTGTCAGCGGCAAAACCCCGTCGGGTCAGCCGCCGGTTCCGATCAGTCGAGTCTTCAAGACGACCGACTTTGGTTACCAGACGATCACGGTTGAGCGACCATTGCTCGACGAGGACGGCCAACCGGTGTTGGAGACACGCGGGAAGAAGAAGGGGCAGCCCAAGCCCGATTCAAAACTGCGGGATACCGAAGAAGTGCCACTCGGCGAAGACATTCACGAGTACTTCGATCGCGAAGTGACGCCGCACGTCCCCGATGCCTGGATCGACGAAGACAAGACCAAGGTCGGTTACGAGATCCCGTTTAATCGTCACTTCTACGTGTTCAAGCCGCCGCGTGAACTGGCCGAGATTGACGCGGAACTAAAGGGCGTCACCGATCGGATCGTCGAGATGATCGGGGAGCTTTCGCAATGA
- a CDS encoding PEP-CTERM sorting domain-containing protein has product MNQVFKIAAVFFYAAVQIPFAFAGIVYTNDFETAAGSEWSKTTTSTTPIGARSFLGEFGNEAVTLTLASIGLHDQVTVSFDLFILKSWDGTLPGANGNPPYAPDVFFLTVDGSTTLIEASFGNFDALGDLQSYPNAIAGGLVPHRTGASESNTLGYSWLGFQQDSVYNLSFTFPHISDSLALQFAATLQEAVTPITANESWGIDNVLISVNPVPEPSTFSIFGFAAIALLMPRRRLKH; this is encoded by the coding sequence ATGAATCAAGTGTTCAAGATTGCTGCTGTATTCTTCTATGCGGCAGTCCAGATCCCGTTTGCGTTCGCCGGAATCGTCTACACAAACGACTTTGAGACGGCAGCAGGCAGCGAATGGTCGAAAACAACAACGTCAACCACACCAATTGGTGCTCGCAGTTTTTTGGGCGAATTCGGAAACGAAGCTGTCACACTAACTCTGGCCAGCATTGGGCTACATGATCAGGTGACCGTGTCATTCGACTTGTTCATCCTCAAATCCTGGGACGGGACACTTCCAGGAGCCAATGGCAATCCACCGTACGCCCCCGACGTATTCTTCTTGACCGTCGACGGATCAACTACCTTGATCGAAGCTTCATTTGGAAACTTCGATGCTCTGGGAGACTTGCAGTCCTACCCGAATGCAATTGCCGGTGGACTAGTTCCTCACCGCACGGGTGCATCCGAAAGCAACACCCTGGGATACAGTTGGCTCGGTTTCCAACAGGACTCCGTCTACAATTTGAGTTTCACCTTTCCACACATCTCCGACTCCCTGGCACTGCAATTCGCAGCCACTCTGCAAGAGGCTGTCACCCCCATCACCGCGAATGAAAGCTGGGGAATTGACAACGTGCTGATTTCGGTGAACCCCGTGCCCGAGCCCTCGACATTTTCGATCTTTGGCTTTGCCGCAATTGCTTTGCTCATGCCTCGCCGACGGCTCAAGCACTAG
- a CDS encoding tyrosine-type recombinase/integrase has protein sequence MRTPKYRKHSSGQARVTLGGNTYYLGKYGTKESHDEYKRLVGEFIACGGVVIPESAKGDLAIAEMFLAYLGWAKEHYGKGSGELDRIKRIIRLVNEQYSHIEASKFGFAQFEAIRNSMVRTGVGRKYVNESTKRLIRIFKWAASRGMIQPSVPQSLAMIEPLKRGRTTAPEPKAVKPVEPEVVDQTLLHLPKVVADMVRLQSLIGCRPGEVCMIMPKHVDRSGDVWEICFDQHKTAWKGKSRTVYVGPRAQLILRPYLLRGEDEFCFSPRESERQRRAAQHASRTTPISCGSRPGSNRKRNPKRAARSHYDDASYRRAIHRACDKAFPAPEGLTDDQVKEWQRSHRWSPNQLRHSFGTAVRRTEGIEAARILLGHSDAATTTIYAEQDRCKAIEAAMRVG, from the coding sequence ATGCGAACCCCTAAGTATCGCAAGCATTCTTCTGGTCAGGCACGTGTCACTCTTGGCGGGAACACGTACTACCTCGGCAAGTACGGGACCAAGGAAAGTCACGACGAGTACAAGCGGCTTGTAGGTGAGTTCATCGCCTGTGGTGGCGTAGTGATCCCTGAGAGTGCCAAAGGTGATCTGGCAATCGCCGAAATGTTTCTGGCGTATCTGGGTTGGGCCAAGGAGCACTACGGCAAAGGCAGCGGGGAGCTGGATCGGATCAAGCGAATCATCCGTCTGGTTAACGAACAGTACAGCCACATCGAGGCGTCGAAATTCGGATTTGCCCAATTTGAGGCGATTCGGAATTCGATGGTGCGCACCGGGGTTGGTCGCAAGTACGTCAACGAATCGACGAAACGACTGATTCGCATTTTCAAATGGGCTGCGTCTCGTGGGATGATTCAGCCAAGCGTTCCGCAGTCGCTGGCGATGATCGAGCCTCTGAAACGTGGTCGAACGACGGCACCGGAGCCCAAGGCGGTCAAACCGGTCGAACCAGAAGTCGTCGATCAAACTCTACTGCATCTGCCGAAGGTTGTTGCCGATATGGTGCGTTTGCAATCTTTGATCGGGTGCCGCCCCGGCGAGGTTTGCATGATCATGCCCAAGCATGTCGACCGATCTGGAGACGTTTGGGAAATCTGCTTCGATCAGCACAAGACGGCTTGGAAGGGCAAGTCGAGAACGGTTTACGTCGGACCACGGGCGCAGCTGATACTGAGGCCGTACTTGCTTCGCGGCGAGGACGAATTCTGTTTCAGTCCACGGGAGAGCGAGCGACAACGTCGGGCCGCACAACACGCATCTCGGACAACGCCGATAAGCTGTGGCAGCCGTCCTGGGAGCAATCGAAAACGCAATCCCAAAAGAGCAGCACGTTCACACTACGATGACGCAAGCTATCGTCGAGCGATTCATCGGGCCTGCGACAAAGCGTTTCCGGCACCCGAGGGTCTCACAGACGACCAAGTCAAAGAGTGGCAACGATCTCACCGCTGGTCACCGAATCAACTTCGTCACTCGTTTGGGACGGCTGTGCGCCGAACGGAAGGAATTGAAGCAGCAAGGATTCTTCTCGGTCACTCCGATGCGGCAACGACAACCATCTACGCGGAACAGGATCGGTGCAAAGCCATTGAAGCCGCCATGCGTGTAGGTTGA